One part of the Microcoleus sp. AS-A8 genome encodes these proteins:
- a CDS encoding photosystem II reaction center protein Ycf12, producing the protein MDLSFLGNVNWEVVAQLSMLAAVVLAGPIVIFALAALKGDL; encoded by the coding sequence GATTTAAGCTTTTTGGGTAATGTTAATTGGGAAGTCGTTGCTCAGCTGAGTATGCTAGCAGCAGTGGTGCTAGCTGGCCCCATCGTTATTTTTGCTCTGGCTGCTCTTAAGGGCGATCTGTAA